One region of Syntrophobacter fumaroxidans MPOB genomic DNA includes:
- the ruvA gene encoding Holliday junction branch migration protein RuvA has product MIGHLEGRLRHKAPDYIVIDVHGVGYIVYVPLSTFYDLPGPGDTVALNIHTHIREDAIQLYGFRTVAEKDMFLRLITVNGVGPRLAVNILSGLTPDDLHRIILQQEGFRLKSIPGVGKKIAERILLELRDKMSVKKGREAEQPAPAAESSYGDAYSALVNLGYRPAEAEKALGKAIKSLGADPPVEKLLKETLRLLA; this is encoded by the coding sequence ATGATCGGACACCTGGAAGGAAGACTGCGCCACAAAGCTCCCGACTACATCGTGATCGACGTGCACGGGGTGGGCTACATCGTGTATGTCCCGCTGAGCACGTTCTATGACCTGCCCGGGCCGGGCGATACGGTCGCTCTGAACATTCACACCCATATCCGCGAAGACGCCATTCAACTCTACGGGTTCAGGACCGTCGCCGAAAAGGACATGTTCTTGCGGCTGATCACCGTGAATGGGGTCGGGCCGCGACTGGCGGTGAACATCCTGTCGGGATTGACGCCGGATGACCTGCACAGGATCATCCTTCAGCAGGAAGGTTTCCGTCTCAAGAGCATTCCGGGAGTGGGGAAGAAGATCGCCGAGCGGATCCTGCTCGAACTGCGGGACAAGATGTCCGTCAAGAAAGGCAGGGAAGCCGAGCAGCCGGCTCCTGCCGCGGAATCATCCTATGGCGACGCGTACTCGGCCCTGGTCAATCTCGGGTATCGTCCGGCCGAAGCCGAGAAAGCATTGGGAAAGGCGATCAAGTCCCTGGGGGCGGATCCCCCGGTGGAAAAACTGCTCAAAGAAACTTTGAGATTGCTGGCATAG
- the ruvC gene encoding crossover junction endodeoxyribonuclease RuvC, producing the protein MRTIGVDPGSRFTGYGIVEGEGTRLLHVANGVIRLSGELPLTQRLKLIYEQLTRVIAEVGPECMAIEDIFFAKNVKSALRLGQARGAAILAGVNAGLPIYEYSALEVKKAVVGYGKAGKDQVGEMVRCLFRLSQPIDPNAADALAVAVCHVNTSGSRTRWIVRGKS; encoded by the coding sequence ATCAGAACGATCGGCGTTGATCCGGGTTCCAGGTTCACCGGGTACGGCATTGTGGAGGGGGAGGGGACCCGCCTCCTTCATGTGGCCAACGGGGTAATCCGACTGTCCGGAGAATTGCCGCTCACGCAAAGGCTCAAGCTTATCTACGAGCAGCTCACTCGGGTGATCGCTGAAGTCGGTCCCGAATGCATGGCCATCGAGGACATTTTCTTCGCCAAGAATGTGAAGAGCGCCCTGAGGCTCGGGCAGGCCCGCGGCGCGGCCATTCTGGCGGGAGTAAACGCCGGGCTGCCCATTTACGAATACAGTGCGCTCGAGGTGAAGAAAGCGGTGGTCGGATACGGCAAGGCGGGCAAGGACCAGGTGGGGGAGATGGTCCGATGCCTGTTCCGGTTGTCCCAACCCATTGACCCCAATGCCGCGGATGCACTCGCGGTGGCCGTTTGCCACGTCAACACGAGCGGTTCCCGAACGCGCTGGATCGTCCGGGGCAAATCATGA
- a CDS encoding YebC/PmpR family DNA-binding transcriptional regulator — protein MSGHSKWSTIKHKKGAADAKRGKVFTKIIKEIMVAARMGGGAIDANPRLRAAVLAAKAENMPKENIERAIKKGTGELEGVAYEEMNYEGYGPGGVAVLVDIMTDNRNRAASDIRHIFSRNGGNLGEAGCVAWMFSKKGSIVFNKDKVSEDELMEIALDAGADDVKDEDDQFEVITSLEEFVNVRAAFDARELAYEVAEITMVPQTTVRVEDEKLAQQLLRLMDGLEDSDDVQNAYANFDIPDEILDRIA, from the coding sequence ATGTCGGGACATTCGAAGTGGAGCACCATCAAGCATAAGAAGGGTGCCGCCGATGCCAAGCGGGGCAAGGTCTTCACGAAGATCATCAAGGAAATCATGGTCGCGGCAAGGATGGGCGGCGGGGCCATCGATGCCAATCCTCGTCTGAGAGCGGCCGTCCTTGCCGCGAAGGCTGAGAACATGCCCAAGGAGAACATCGAGAGGGCGATCAAGAAGGGGACCGGCGAGCTCGAAGGGGTGGCCTACGAGGAAATGAATTACGAGGGCTATGGCCCCGGAGGTGTCGCAGTGCTCGTGGATATCATGACGGACAACAGAAACCGCGCCGCAAGCGATATCCGGCATATTTTCAGCCGCAACGGCGGCAACCTGGGGGAGGCGGGGTGTGTTGCCTGGATGTTCAGCAAAAAGGGCAGCATCGTCTTCAATAAGGACAAGGTCTCGGAAGATGAGCTCATGGAGATCGCCCTGGATGCCGGGGCGGACGATGTGAAGGACGAGGATGATCAGTTCGAGGTGATCACGAGCCTGGAGGAATTCGTCAATGTCAGGGCGGCCTTCGATGCCCGGGAGCTCGCCTACGAGGTGGCCGAAATCACGATGGTCCCCCAGACCACGGTTCGCGTCGAGGATGAGAAACTGGCCCAGCAGCTCCTGCGCCTGATGGACGGTCTCGAGGATTCCGACGACGTGCAGAACGCTTACGCCAATTTCGACATACCCGACGAAATTCTGGACAGAATCGCGTGA
- a CDS encoding RlmE family RNA methyltransferase has product MSYTVRDHYFHKAKKEHYLARAVYKLQEIQDRYKILKPGNRVLDLGAAPGSWMQFAREIVGPSGLVVGVDLKGVEHRFPEGVVVLQGDVTDPELARSLSVEHGPFDVVLSDMAPSTSGIRVADSARSALLFESALEMARSALRPGGHFVAKLFQGAEFHVLLQAVKRDFEWVKVTKPDASRKQSKEIYVIGMRLRKS; this is encoded by the coding sequence ATGTCCTATACGGTGCGGGATCACTATTTTCACAAGGCAAAGAAAGAGCACTATCTTGCGAGGGCGGTATATAAGCTGCAAGAAATCCAGGACCGGTACAAGATCCTCAAACCCGGCAACAGAGTTTTGGACCTGGGAGCGGCTCCCGGCTCCTGGATGCAGTTCGCAAGGGAGATTGTGGGTCCGTCGGGGCTGGTGGTCGGCGTGGATTTGAAAGGGGTTGAACACCGTTTTCCCGAGGGCGTCGTGGTGCTGCAGGGGGACGTCACGGACCCCGAGCTCGCCCGGTCGCTGAGCGTCGAGCATGGGCCTTTCGATGTCGTTTTGAGCGACATGGCTCCCTCGACGTCCGGGATTCGCGTGGCGGACAGCGCACGATCCGCTCTGCTGTTTGAGAGCGCCCTGGAAATGGCGCGATCCGCGCTCAGGCCGGGCGGACATTTTGTGGCGAAGCTGTTTCAGGGGGCGGAGTTCCACGTGCTTCTCCAGGCGGTCAAGCGGGATTTCGAATGGGTCAAGGTGACCAAACCCGACGCCTCGCGAAAACAGAGCAAGGAAATCTACGTGATTGGCATGCGTTTGAGAAAGTCGTAG
- a CDS encoding macro domain-containing protein, which produces MEKIVKGRKISLVQGDLTELRVDAIVNAANRHLALGGGVAGAIRMKGGPTIQEECDAIGGTVVGQAVITGGGNLKAAHVIHAVGPRYGEGDEDEKLRNATLNSLKRATEKSLASIAFPAVSTGIFGFPKDRCAKIMLDAAVAFLDRETTSLRDVIFCLWSKEDLEIFEKTLQSMG; this is translated from the coding sequence ATGGAAAAGATCGTCAAGGGCAGGAAGATTTCTTTAGTGCAGGGGGATCTGACGGAGCTCCGGGTTGACGCCATCGTAAACGCCGCAAACAGGCACCTCGCCTTGGGCGGAGGAGTCGCCGGAGCCATCAGGATGAAAGGAGGACCCACCATTCAGGAGGAATGCGACGCCATTGGCGGGACAGTGGTCGGCCAGGCGGTGATCACCGGCGGGGGCAACCTGAAGGCCGCTCACGTGATCCACGCCGTGGGTCCCCGCTATGGAGAAGGAGACGAGGACGAAAAGCTGCGCAATGCGACTCTGAACAGTCTGAAAAGGGCCACTGAAAAAAGTCTCGCATCCATTGCCTTTCCCGCCGTCAGCACCGGCATTTTCGGCTTTCCGAAGGACCGGTGCGCAAAGATCATGCTCGACGCCGCCGTTGCGTTCCTCGACAGGGAAACCACCTCGCTGCGGGATGTCATTTTCTGTCTCTGGTCGAAGGAAGACCTGGAAATCTTCGAGAAGACCCTTCAATCCATGGGCTGA
- a CDS encoding ASKHA domain-containing protein: MTKHRVRFLPFNRQITYPDGKSLIRAALEAGVHVNAACGGEGQCGKCRVMIEEGRVEGGCSEMLSEDELARGYRLACRSRVRSDLVVRIPVESEIDAEALTRCGPPGRTARVQQINLEDLKNQGLFIPPVEKRYIELPEPTARDNVADTSRLISALRKQHGEHRLVVRLAVIRKLPGILRESGFKVTATLARPVFERGRTHIINIEPGDTTDRNFAIAVDIGTTTVFGQLIDLITGNVLAERGDINAQVGYGEDIISRIIVAEKPGGLEKLQEAVMETINKIIRKIVKKSGVKRDEISTVTLAGNTTLTQILLKIDPTHIRRSPYVPASTIYPPVRAVDLGIELPRHTTALVYSNISSFVGGDVVAGVMGSGFYLSSELTMYMDIGTNAEIVIGNRDWLVCAACSAGPAFEGGGIQFGMLASKGAIEEFLIDPHTLEPMILTIGNVRPRGICGSGLINIVANLFETGIIDNLGKFRHDLKSDRIRQVDGVYEYVLAWKEVTQIDRDIVITETDIEHLIRAKGAIYSGCRTLLDEVGLSIDKLDRIIISGGFGSHLDIEKAMCIGLLPEIDPDKITYIGNGSLMGARICCLTNRIRKDVVDVMRKTTNFELSMTASYMDRYVAACFLPHTDIDRFPKLKERLAARSAVEGK, encoded by the coding sequence ATGACGAAGCACCGGGTAAGATTCTTGCCTTTTAACAGGCAAATAACGTATCCCGACGGCAAGAGTCTCATACGTGCCGCTCTGGAAGCAGGTGTTCACGTGAATGCCGCCTGCGGCGGCGAGGGCCAGTGCGGCAAGTGCCGGGTGATGATCGAAGAGGGCCGCGTCGAAGGCGGTTGCTCGGAGATGTTGAGCGAGGATGAGCTTGCCAGGGGGTACAGGCTTGCCTGCCGCTCACGGGTGAGAAGCGATCTGGTGGTCCGGATTCCCGTCGAATCGGAGATCGATGCGGAAGCGTTGACCCGATGCGGGCCTCCCGGGCGCACCGCCCGGGTGCAACAGATCAATCTCGAGGATCTGAAGAACCAGGGGCTCTTCATCCCGCCGGTGGAAAAAAGGTACATAGAGCTCCCCGAACCGACGGCTCGGGACAATGTCGCCGACACGAGCCGCCTGATCAGCGCGCTGAGGAAGCAGCACGGCGAGCACCGGTTGGTGGTCCGCCTGGCCGTCATTCGAAAACTGCCGGGGATTCTGAGAGAATCGGGCTTTAAAGTCACCGCCACCCTGGCGCGGCCCGTTTTTGAACGTGGGAGGACCCACATCATCAACATCGAGCCGGGGGACACCACCGACAGGAACTTTGCCATCGCCGTCGACATCGGGACGACCACGGTCTTCGGTCAACTGATCGATCTCATCACCGGCAATGTTCTGGCCGAACGCGGGGATATCAACGCCCAGGTCGGCTACGGCGAGGACATCATTTCAAGGATTATTGTCGCCGAAAAGCCGGGCGGTCTGGAGAAGCTCCAGGAAGCGGTCATGGAGACCATCAACAAGATCATTCGCAAAATCGTCAAGAAATCGGGCGTCAAGCGCGATGAGATCTCCACGGTTACCCTGGCCGGCAATACGACCCTGACACAGATTTTGCTCAAAATCGATCCGACACACATCCGGCGTTCGCCCTACGTGCCCGCTTCGACGATCTATCCGCCGGTTCGGGCGGTGGATTTGGGCATCGAGCTGCCGCGGCACACGACCGCCCTCGTCTATTCGAACATCTCGAGCTTCGTCGGCGGCGATGTCGTTGCGGGTGTAATGGGATCGGGCTTTTACCTCTCGAGCGAATTGACGATGTACATGGACATCGGCACCAATGCCGAGATCGTCATCGGCAATCGGGACTGGCTCGTCTGCGCGGCCTGTTCGGCCGGGCCGGCGTTTGAAGGCGGGGGCATCCAGTTCGGCATGCTCGCTTCAAAGGGCGCCATTGAAGAGTTCCTGATCGACCCGCACACGCTCGAACCAATGATCCTGACCATCGGGAATGTACGGCCCAGGGGAATTTGCGGTTCGGGCCTGATCAACATCGTGGCGAACCTCTTCGAAACGGGAATCATCGACAACCTCGGCAAATTCAGGCATGACTTGAAGTCGGACCGCATTCGACAGGTCGATGGAGTCTACGAATACGTGTTGGCCTGGAAAGAAGTGACGCAAATCGACAGGGACATCGTCATCACCGAGACCGATATCGAGCACCTCATCCGCGCGAAAGGCGCCATTTACAGCGGATGCCGGACGCTTCTCGACGAAGTGGGATTGAGTATCGACAAGCTCGATCGAATCATCATTTCCGGTGGATTCGGAAGCCATCTCGACATCGAGAAAGCCATGTGCATCGGTCTTCTGCCTGAAATCGATCCCGACAAGATCACCTACATCGGGAACGGATCGCTGATGGGGGCCAGAATATGCTGTCTCACCAACCGCATCCGCAAAGACGTGGTGGACGTGATGAGAAAAACGACGAATTTCGAGCTCTCGATGACCGCTTCATACATGGATCGTTACGTGGCGGCCTGTTTCCTGCCGCACACGGATATCGATCGTTTCCCGAAGCTCAAGGAACGACTTGCCGCCCGTTCGGCGGTTGAAGGAAAATGA
- a CDS encoding S16 family serine protease: protein MFPMEFDYRILSTLPLPSPERAGDVARLLGGIVRRRVIPYFKNRKGTDSLKLGQLMDHLSIVRLEDENNRIRIVSVLTRSGREWRLQIHERIFDYLSFVIPGDLETRLGDGTLEEKKMLAFTELFLRHQVEHMLYPERKEREVIQSDVDFALDRRAGDPTFYRALRHALADEMNGIEGDRYVALLDEAEKGLPLAAIVDSILNELASDLGDAPDGFLLEVYPWLDTELKSRVLEDIYRDSRNTSNSMLQRTHSLRVALRLFDLLIKKDVKEALDVFNSFKDRWGLVELFKELGLPEKALRDKTLEELLGLFHSGIVAHLDEGPSVPLVQSPEGGRPVQKKPPESRDRSLKERIEDARNDPDVPSQVMEFIDKNKLNAVGHSGSKYSELIETLLAIPWGKIRRIQVTPEAFEEGLNRSHYGLQAPKEVLCDFFTNLIWRYRQFTEAEVAGWKRTGSAFLLVGPPGVGKTSLAISVAQNLGVPYHKISLGGMRDEADLKGFGFTYEGSKPGAIVQGLIKMEAMNGMFILDEADKTEKFAIATLLEILDPEQNHLFHDKYTQTTIDIDLSNCHFFLTANTLEAVPPVLVNRCEVVLLDRYSVEEKVAIARKHLMERIREKYRIDEEQIFFDKDEEADLLRHLIRNYTYEPGVRELERIIRTLFLRIQRKEILTGAEFSVSVTREKIKRYLKAPTPPRQIGGEDAVGEMLALGVDLERGVGAIIPIQATEVGAEAGAGEKKRGYMSILHATGNIEKVMDESRKVAGTGIFYHARELGIDLKHAGKPVHLHFLGGSTRKDGPSAGGAIALALASLLTGRKIRRDVAMTGEIDTKGRISAVGALALKIETAFNAGCKTVIIPRENLFGEGGIERFPDALKDELQILGFEDWERDHEPFDYSRHILEVVAVDDILQAAEVAFVEKEKLEELEIHFGAHAREVAGRLRECSVAGVSCTRVLQVKGVDELAPESLDPRGRPLEGASVLLVLPEIRNAVLERLRDEGEHSRVFEFDPRQERLCAALRRVFMRSDDVRAVAPPLALVAPFFLLKRDGICTEASLAGDFPGGVSFFSNNYTLQGVKIKRSKPLLNRVFSLLALLFPSELRGCPFVGKLNGIHVVDLSYIPEKYRLDVRRAEQILNGSLAHWLDEVRRIWETA, encoded by the coding sequence ATGTTTCCTATGGAGTTTGACTATCGCATTTTGAGCACGTTGCCTTTGCCAAGCCCCGAGAGGGCCGGCGATGTCGCCCGGTTGCTCGGCGGCATCGTGCGCAGGCGGGTGATCCCCTACTTCAAGAATCGAAAAGGAACCGATTCCCTCAAGCTCGGCCAATTGATGGACCATCTGTCCATCGTTCGTCTCGAAGACGAGAACAACAGAATCAGAATCGTGAGCGTGCTGACCCGGTCGGGCCGGGAGTGGAGGCTCCAGATTCACGAGCGTATTTTCGACTACCTGTCGTTCGTGATCCCCGGCGACCTGGAAACGAGGCTCGGCGACGGAACCCTCGAAGAGAAGAAAATGCTTGCGTTTACGGAGCTTTTCCTGCGCCACCAGGTTGAGCACATGCTCTATCCGGAGCGAAAAGAACGAGAGGTGATTCAGTCGGATGTCGATTTCGCTCTCGACCGCCGCGCGGGCGATCCCACATTCTACCGGGCGCTGCGGCACGCGCTGGCGGATGAGATGAACGGGATCGAGGGGGATCGTTACGTGGCGCTCCTGGACGAGGCGGAGAAGGGACTGCCGCTCGCTGCCATCGTGGATTCGATCCTCAACGAGCTCGCCTCGGATCTGGGCGATGCGCCCGACGGTTTTCTCCTGGAGGTTTACCCCTGGCTGGATACGGAACTGAAAAGCAGGGTCCTGGAAGACATTTACCGCGACAGCCGCAACACCTCGAATTCGATGCTGCAAAGGACGCATTCCCTGCGGGTTGCCCTCAGGCTGTTCGACCTCCTCATCAAAAAGGACGTCAAGGAGGCCCTGGACGTTTTCAATTCCTTCAAGGACCGCTGGGGGCTGGTGGAATTGTTCAAGGAGCTGGGACTGCCTGAAAAGGCTCTCCGGGACAAGACTCTCGAAGAACTGCTCGGGCTGTTCCATTCGGGGATTGTCGCCCACCTCGACGAAGGGCCCTCCGTGCCGCTCGTGCAATCCCCTGAAGGGGGGCGCCCGGTGCAGAAGAAACCCCCCGAATCCAGGGACAGGAGCCTCAAGGAACGCATCGAGGATGCCCGCAACGATCCGGATGTTCCCTCCCAAGTGATGGAATTTATTGATAAGAATAAGCTCAATGCCGTCGGTCACAGTGGATCCAAGTACAGCGAGTTGATCGAGACGCTACTGGCGATCCCCTGGGGGAAAATCCGGAGAATCCAAGTCACTCCCGAGGCGTTCGAGGAAGGTCTGAATCGAAGTCATTATGGACTCCAGGCCCCGAAGGAGGTCCTCTGCGATTTCTTCACCAATCTCATTTGGCGGTACCGGCAATTCACCGAGGCGGAGGTTGCCGGCTGGAAAAGGACCGGCAGCGCGTTTCTGCTTGTCGGTCCTCCCGGGGTGGGGAAGACGTCGCTGGCCATTTCGGTGGCTCAAAACCTCGGGGTTCCGTATCACAAGATTTCGCTCGGAGGAATGAGGGACGAGGCGGACTTGAAGGGCTTCGGATTCACCTACGAGGGATCGAAGCCTGGGGCCATAGTCCAGGGGCTTATCAAGATGGAGGCCATGAACGGGATGTTCATTCTCGACGAGGCCGACAAGACGGAAAAATTCGCCATCGCCACCTTGCTCGAGATCCTCGATCCGGAGCAGAATCACCTCTTCCATGACAAGTACACTCAGACCACCATCGACATCGATCTTTCCAACTGTCATTTTTTCCTGACCGCCAATACATTGGAGGCAGTCCCGCCCGTGTTGGTGAACCGCTGCGAGGTGGTGCTCCTCGACCGTTACAGCGTGGAAGAAAAGGTCGCCATCGCAAGAAAGCACCTGATGGAACGCATCCGGGAGAAATACCGCATCGATGAAGAGCAGATTTTCTTCGACAAGGACGAGGAAGCCGATCTGCTCAGGCACCTGATCAGGAATTACACTTATGAACCCGGCGTGCGGGAGCTGGAGAGAATCATCCGGACTCTTTTCCTGCGCATCCAGCGAAAGGAGATTCTGACCGGAGCGGAATTTTCGGTCAGCGTTACTCGGGAGAAGATCAAGCGATACCTGAAGGCGCCGACCCCTCCCCGTCAGATCGGCGGGGAAGATGCGGTCGGTGAGATGCTGGCGCTCGGAGTCGATCTGGAAAGAGGCGTGGGGGCCATCATTCCCATACAGGCCACCGAGGTGGGCGCGGAAGCCGGTGCCGGGGAGAAGAAGCGCGGGTATATGAGCATCCTGCACGCCACCGGAAACATCGAGAAAGTCATGGATGAGAGCCGGAAGGTCGCCGGCACGGGGATATTCTACCATGCGCGGGAATTGGGCATCGATCTCAAGCATGCGGGTAAACCCGTTCACCTGCACTTTCTTGGAGGCTCCACCCGGAAGGACGGTCCGTCGGCGGGGGGGGCCATTGCCCTCGCGCTGGCCTCCCTGCTCACCGGGCGCAAGATACGAAGAGACGTGGCGATGACCGGGGAGATCGACACCAAGGGGCGGATCTCGGCCGTCGGCGCCCTTGCCCTCAAGATTGAAACGGCCTTCAACGCGGGCTGCAAGACCGTGATCATTCCAAGAGAGAATCTCTTCGGCGAAGGGGGGATCGAACGCTTTCCGGATGCGCTCAAAGACGAATTGCAGATACTCGGCTTTGAAGACTGGGAGCGCGATCATGAACCGTTCGACTACTCACGCCACATTTTGGAAGTGGTTGCCGTGGACGATATACTCCAGGCGGCCGAGGTGGCGTTTGTCGAAAAAGAAAAGCTGGAGGAACTGGAGATCCATTTCGGGGCTCATGCACGTGAAGTGGCGGGGCGGCTTCGGGAATGTTCCGTCGCCGGCGTATCCTGCACTCGAGTGCTGCAGGTGAAGGGCGTCGATGAGCTTGCCCCGGAATCGCTTGACCCTCGGGGTCGACCCCTTGAGGGTGCATCCGTTCTGCTCGTTTTGCCCGAAATCCGGAACGCCGTTCTGGAGCGCCTGCGCGACGAGGGGGAGCACTCGAGGGTTTTCGAATTCGATCCAAGGCAGGAAAGGCTGTGCGCAGCTCTCAGGCGGGTCTTCATGCGATCCGATGACGTTCGGGCCGTGGCACCGCCCCTGGCTCTCGTGGCCCCGTTCTTCCTGCTGAAACGCGATGGGATATGCACGGAAGCGTCGCTTGCCGGGGACTTCCCGGGGGGTGTGAGCTTCTTCAGCAACAACTACACGCTGCAAGGGGTCAAGATCAAGCGCTCCAAGCCGCTGCTCAACCGGGTATTCTCGCTCCTGGCCCTGCTGTTCCCATCCGAGTTGCGAGGTTGCCCGTTCGTCGGCAAGTTGAACGGGATTCACGTGGTCGATCTGTCCTATATTCCGGAGAAATATCGCCTGGACGTTCGCCGGGCGGAGCAGATACTGAATGGGAGCCTGGCCCATTGGCTCGATGAGGTGAGGAGGATTTGGGAGACCGCCTGA
- a CDS encoding NAD(P)/FAD-dependent oxidoreductase has translation MDYEVAVIGAGPAGLFAALHLAEAGVSPILLVEQGPDLGERRRDGPGGLLRGWGGAGAFSDGKLILSPDVGGLLGELLPADDLNALVEQVDRIYQALGAPPGSFGDDYDAIDLLKTRARHAALTYIPTRLRHIGTDNCRLVLRNLRERLTERVEIRTLCRAEKILVEDSTVTGLTLEDGTVVSARHVVAAPGRAGAVWVREEARRLGIPSVPSPVDIGVRVEVPAEVLAPLTEAAYEAKLIHYSHTFDDKVRTFCMNPHGEVVVEELDGLATVNGHSYASRKTENSNFAILVSSFFTEPFNDPISYGRNIACLANLLGHGVIVQRLGDLLAGRRSTTARLERCLTRPTLRAATPGDLSFALPYRHLRDILEMIEAMDVMAPGINSRHTLLYGVEVKFYSHRLKLTADLETPVRNLFAVGDGAGITRGLIQASVSGVVAARAIIRANRQPGAKGSSG, from the coding sequence ATGGACTACGAGGTGGCGGTGATCGGAGCGGGACCGGCCGGGTTGTTCGCAGCTCTTCACCTGGCGGAGGCGGGGGTGTCTCCGATCCTCCTGGTGGAGCAAGGGCCGGACCTCGGGGAGCGCCGAAGAGACGGGCCCGGGGGGCTCCTGCGAGGTTGGGGAGGAGCGGGGGCCTTCAGCGACGGCAAGCTCATTCTTTCCCCGGATGTGGGGGGACTCCTGGGGGAATTGCTGCCCGCGGACGATCTGAACGCTTTGGTGGAGCAGGTGGACCGGATCTACCAGGCCCTCGGTGCGCCTCCGGGGTCCTTTGGAGACGACTACGATGCGATCGATCTGTTGAAAACTCGCGCCCGCCACGCCGCTCTCACCTATATTCCCACCCGCCTGCGCCACATCGGCACGGACAACTGCCGGCTCGTATTGCGGAATCTGCGCGAGCGCCTCACGGAGCGCGTCGAGATTCGTACTCTATGCCGTGCGGAAAAAATCCTTGTTGAGGATTCGACCGTTACGGGGTTGACCCTGGAGGATGGAACGGTCGTGTCGGCGCGTCACGTAGTGGCGGCGCCGGGCAGGGCGGGTGCTGTCTGGGTCCGCGAGGAGGCCCGACGACTGGGGATCCCGTCCGTGCCGAGCCCGGTCGACATCGGCGTGCGTGTCGAGGTGCCGGCGGAGGTCCTGGCCCCGCTCACTGAAGCCGCTTATGAGGCCAAGTTGATTCACTATTCGCACACTTTCGACGACAAGGTTCGAACCTTTTGCATGAACCCTCACGGAGAGGTCGTGGTGGAGGAGCTGGACGGACTCGCAACGGTCAACGGACACAGTTACGCATCGCGCAAGACCGAGAACAGCAACTTTGCCATTCTGGTGAGCTCTTTTTTCACCGAGCCGTTTAACGATCCCATCAGCTACGGGCGGAACATCGCCTGCCTGGCCAATCTGCTGGGACACGGGGTGATCGTGCAGCGGCTGGGGGATCTGCTGGCCGGCCGCCGATCCACTACGGCCCGGCTGGAGCGCTGCCTGACCCGACCGACCCTTCGCGCGGCGACTCCCGGAGACCTGAGTTTCGCTCTGCCGTACCGCCACCTCAGAGACATCCTCGAGATGATCGAGGCGATGGACGTGATGGCACCGGGGATCAACAGCCGGCACACCTTGCTCTACGGCGTGGAGGTGAAGTTCTATTCACACCGTCTCAAGCTCACGGCCGATCTGGAGACTCCCGTCCGGAACCTGTTCGCCGTCGGCGATGGCGCCGGCATCACTCGTGGGCTCATCCAGGCTTCCGTCAGCGGTGTCGTGGCGGCGCGGGCGATCATCCGTGCAAACCGGCAGCCGGGTGCCAAGGGTTCCTCCGGCTGA